From the genome of Deinobacterium chartae:
GGCGTCTACGCTTCCCGAGCCGCTGTCCACGCGCAGGCGATCCAGCTGCACGGCCTCGAGATCGAGGGTTACAGAGCCCGAGCCGCTGTCCAAGGTGAGTTCCAGTGGCACAGCGCGGCTCAGTCCCACGTCCCAGCGGTTTTCTCCCTGATCGGAGAAGAAGTCAAACTGCACCGGGCCCAGGTTGCGCGCATGGCTCAGGCTCAGGCGACGCGTTTCTCCCCCGCGATCTTGGAACTTGATGCGCCGGTCATCGTGGATCTGCGCCTCGAGCAGCTGGGTCCCTCCCGAGAGCGCATGTACCCGCGCGTGGGCCGAACCGAGGTCGAGGTGAACCTGAGCGCGGCGCGTACCCTCGAGGGGAGCACTGAAATGCTCGTCGCGCAGCACTCCCGTCGCGCTGCGGGAAGCGGCATTGGGGGTGGACAGGCCCACACAAGCCAAAATGGCGGCCACCGCGATCATGGCACTCAGGGCAGTGGAGCGATGTCCAAAGATCAGGTCAAGGCCGATGGCGACCAGCAGAATGGGCCAGCCGCGCAGCAGGGCCAGGCCGCTGGGCAAGTCGGTCACACCCAGGGCTGAGAGCAGCCAGACCACGCCGACACCGATCAGTAAGACCGGCCAGAAAACCGAGCGGGAAACAGGACGATACGCGTCGAAGTTCACAGCATCACCGCATCAGGTTGCCATCGGACGGCGGCTCCTGGTCGCGCGTCCGACGCGACGCGCGCCGAGAGATCAGGGCCAGACCCACTCCGATCAGGATCAGCGGCATCAGGAAACGTCCTACGTTCTGCAGGCCCAGCCCGCTGATGTCGAGAACCCCCTCGAAAAACAGAAAGCCAACGGCGAACATGACCAGGCCCAGGCGCGCCACACTCAGACCCTGTCGCATCAGGCTGACCTCGCCGGAGCGCGAGCCCTGCAACCACAGGCCCATGCCGACCGCCGTAGGCGCGACCAGG
Proteins encoded in this window:
- a CDS encoding LiaF transmembrane domain-containing protein; the protein is MNFDAYRPVSRSVFWPVLLIGVGVVWLLSALGVTDLPSGLALLRGWPILLVAIGLDLIFGHRSTALSAMIAVAAILACVGLSTPNAASRSATGVLRDEHFSAPLEGTRRAQVHLDLGSAHARVHALSGGTQLLEAQIHDDRRIKFQDRGGETRRLSLSHARNLGPVQFDFFSDQGENRWDVGLSRAVPLELTLDSGSGSVTLDLEAVQLDRLRVDSGSGSVDARLPGNRAYRVELDGGSGQARLRTAAGAELDFRGDLGSGGLRLDLGQGSRGRIEVDMGSGMTEINTSGNPALRLELEDGGSGRLDLPAGLERVSGDPDEKEGAWETPGFAQARERLTVVIDLGSGGLRIR